The nucleotide sequence CCCGCGCCCGCTCGGCGCCCCGGCTGCGGACAATCGGCCGTTTTGACCGGACCACTCTTCACGAGTACACGATGTTTTCCCTGAAGCTGTCACACACTGCCTGGCCCCATCTGCCGCGTTCGTTGCGGGGCGCGCCCGCGCTCCTTGCGGCCTGCCTCGCGGCAGCCCCCGCAGCCTTTGCCCAGGGCAGCGCCGCGCCGCAGTTCGCCAGCACCCAGGTCATGGGCGGGCTCAGCGAGCCCTGGGACATCGCCTTCGCGCCCGGCGGCCCGATGTTCTTCACCGAGAAATGCGCGGGCCTGTCGGTGCGCATGCCGGACGGCGCGGTGCGCCGGCTCATGGGCAATGCGCAGGGCTATGCCCTGCGCGCCAACGACCTGTTCTGCCAGGGCCAGAGCGGCGTGCACGGCGTTGCGGTGGACCCCGCCTTCGCCCAGGGACAGCGCTTCGTCTACGTGTTCTCGGCGTCCAACCTCAGCACCAATCCACGCAGCAACCGCGTGATCCGGCTGCGGGTGAACGACGACTTCAGCCGCGTGAGCGAGCGCACCGACATCGTCACCGACATCCGCTACAAGGAAGGCGGCGGGGGCGCCGGCGGTCCCGGCGCACACAGCGGCGGCCGGCTGCGCTTCGGGCCGGACGGTTTCCTGTACGTGACCACCGGCGACAACCACCACCCGGACATCCCGCAGTCGCCCACCCTGATCGGCGGCAAAGTGCTGCGCATCGACCGTGACGGCAAGGCCGCGCCCGGCAACAACACGCCGTCCGACTTCGACGCGCGCATCTATGCCTACGGCATGCGCAACCCCCAGGGGCTGACCTTCCGCCCGGCCGGGCAGCCCGGCGCGGGCCAGCCCTTCATCGCCGAGCATGGGCCGAACCACAGCGACGAGGTGAGTGCGCTGGCGCCGGGCGCCAACGGCGGCTGGGACCCGCGCAACCGCCCCGGCCTGGACTGCCGCGGCAACGGCTACTGCGGCTATGCCGGCAACGCGCAGACCATGCCCATGACCGACACGCAGCGCTTTGCCGACGCGTTGCGTCCGCTGTGGACCAACCAGAGCAAGAGCGAGGGCATGGGGCCCGCCGAGTTCCTGAGCGGCCCGCAATGGCGCGAGTGGAACGGCGCCCTGGCCGTGGGGCTGATGCGCGAGCGCCGGCTCGACCTGCTCACCATCGGGCCCGATTCCCGCTCGGCGCGCGCCGTGGTGGCCGAGGTGCTGGGCTCGCCGCGCCTGCGCAGCCTGGTCCAGGGGCCGGATGGCGCGTTGTGGGCTGCCACGGACAGCGGCCAAATCCTGCGGATGACCTTGCGTTGAAGATGGCAGGGGCAGGCCGCCGTTCAGCGGCCTGCCCGTTGGGACCAGGACAAGCAGCCCAGCGACACGGCCGAGCGGCTGACCAGCAAGGCGCCGCCGCGGTACAGCGGGCCCACCGGCGCCTGGGGGCTGGCCTTCACCGCCCAGACAGCACCGCCGCGGTCCGTCCACACCACGCGGGCATCGATCCGGCCCAGCACCGCCATCGCCTGGGCCGCGCCCACACCCGGCCGGAACACCACCAGCAGATCGTCGCCGCCGGCCGGAGGCTGCGCCGCCTGCAGCCCGGCCACTACGGCCAGCGCCGCCACCGCGACAGCGGCCACCCCGGCGCCGGGCCCCCTGGCCGCACCACGGCGCAGCCAGGCGGCGGCCGCCAGTGGCAACAAGCCGAACAGGGCCAGCCACAGCAGGTCCCACGGCAGTGGATCGGCCACATCCATGCGGACGCGGTGGATGCCGGTGAGCCAGTGCGACAGCAGCGTGTCCAGCACATGCCAGCCGCCGAAGCCCGCCAGCACGGCAGCCAGCAGGCGGCGCCCCGCACCGGCCTGCCCCAGCGCTGCGCGGGCGCGCCACAGCAGCAGCAGCCCTGCTGCCGCCACCAGGTACATGGCGGCATGGAACAGCCCGTCGGCCAGGATCTGCAGGCGCAGGTCGCGCAGCGGCCCGTCATCCAACCCGCTGAGCAGGTGGTGCCATTGCAGCACCTGGTGCAGCAGGATGCCGTCGAAGAAGCCGCCCAGCGCCAACCCGAGCAGGAAGCCGGGGCGCCCTGGCGAGGGTGGCGAGGTGAGATGCGACGATGCAGCCATGGGGCCTCCAGTCGCGAACGAACTTAGCGCGCGGCCCCGAGTAGGTGCGTCGGACAGCGGCGCGTTCGCCGCCCGAGCCGAGCCGCGCGCCGGCCGTGCTGGCGTAACGGGCCGCGGCCGAGCACCACGGAAACAGGCGCGCCCACTACCATGACCGGGTCGATTTTCAAGAAGAAGAGACCCTCGCCATGACCGTTCCCCTCATGCTCAGAACAGCCGCCGTGCTGATGTTCCTCACCGCCCTGGGCGGGCTGGCGCTGGCCGCCACGCGCGCCAAGATGGACCGCCCGCCGTCCTGGATGGCCATTGCCCACGGGCTGCTGGCCACCAGCTCGCTAACGCTGCTGCTGTACGTCGGCTTCACCGTGGGCCTGCCCGGGCTGATGTGGGCCGGCATCGCCATCGTGCTCGCGGGCGCGGCGGTCGGCCTGTACCTGAACCTGGCCTACCACGAGAGGCACAAGCGGCTGCCGGTCACGCCGATCGCGCTGCACGGCCTCATCACGGCGGTGGGCTTGTTCATCGTCGCCCTGGGTGCCTTCGGCACCGGCACGAACAACCCGTAGCCGCGGCGTCAGCCGGCGGGCTTGCGGTTGACCAGCACGATGCCCACGGCCACGCCCGCCAGGGCCAGCACCAGCTGAGCCGTGAGCGGCTCGTCCAGCAGGGCAACGCCGAAGACCAGCGCGAACACCGGCGTAAGGAAGGTGAAGGACGACATCCGCGTGGCCGGGTAGTGCCGCAGCAGCCACATCCAGGCCAGGTAGCTGGCGAAGGCGCCCACCACGGTCTGCAGCGCCAGCGACCCCCAGGCCCGGGCCGAGTAGCCGAGCGACCAGGTCTCGCCCAGCGCCAGCGACAGCAGCGGCGCCACCGCCGCGGTGACGGCCACCTGGTAGAACAAGGTCTTCTCGGCACTGGCCGTGGCCATGGCGCTGCTGCGGATCACCAGGGTGGTCAGGCCCCACAGCGTGCCGGCCGCCAGCGCCAGTGCGTCGCCGCGCAGCTGGCGCGGCGTGACCATGTGCCCGGCGAAGCCCTCGGCAAAGGCCAGCGCCACAGCGCCGAAGGCGATCAGCAGGCCGACCCATTGCGCGCCGCGCAGCTTCTCCACCGGCACGAAGCGCGGCAGCAGCAGCGCCACCACGAAGGGCGAGGTGTAGAGGAACACCGTCAGGCGCGAGGCCGTGGTGTCGCGCAGGCCCAGGTAGATGCAGGCGAACTCGCCGGTGAACAGGGCCCCCGCCAGCAGGCCCGCGCGCAGCGTGCCGTCGCGCGCGAACAGCGGCACGCCCCGCACCACGCACCACAGCCCCAGCAGGGCCGTGGCCCCGGCGAAGCGCAGCGCCGCCTGCCACAGAGGCGGCACCTCGGCCACGGTGGCCTTGATCAGGATCTGCTGGAAGCCCCAGAACAGGCAGCAGGCGATGAGCAGGGTGATGGCAAGCGTGTCGAGGTGTTGTTTTCGCTGGTGCGGCATGCGGCGATGCTAGCCGCGTTGGTGCGACACTGGCCCGCTGCTTCACCCCTGCCCTGGAGACTCCACCCATGAAGACCCAAGCCGCCGTCGCCTGGAAGTCCGGCGCCCCGCTCAGCATCGAAACCGTCGACCTGGAAGGCCCGCGCGCCGGCGAGGTGCTGGTCGAGATCAAGGCCACCGGCATCTGCCACACCGACTGGTACACGCTGTCGGGCGCCGACCCCGAAGGCATCTTTCCCGCCATCCTAGGCCACGAGGGCGCCGGCATCGTGGTCGACGTGGGCCCCGGCGTCGCCACCTTGAAGAAGGGCGACCACGTCATCCCGCTGTACACGCCGGAATGCCGCCAGTGCAAGTTCTGCCTGTCGCGCAAGACCAACCTGTGCCAGCAGATCCGCGCCACGCAGGGCAGGGGGCTGATGCCCGACGCGACCAGCCGCTTCAGCATCCGCGGCAAGCCCGTCTTCCACTACATGGGCACCAGCACCTTCGCCCGCCACACCGTGGTGCCCGAGATCGCGCTGGCGAAGATCCGCGAGGACGCGCCCTTCGACAAGGTCTGCTACATCGGCTGCGGCGTCACCACCGGCATCGGCGCGGTGATCTTCACCGCCAAGGTGGAGGCCGGCGCCAACGTGGCCGTGTTCGGCCTGGGCGGCATCGGGCTCAACGTGATCCAGGGCGCGAAGATGGTGGGCGCCGACAAGATCATCGGCATCGACATCAACCCCGCGCGCCAGGAGATGGCGCGCAAGTTCGGCATGACCCACTTCATCAACCCCAAGGAGGTGGACAACGTGGTCGATGCCGTCGTGCAGCTGACCGGCGGCGGCGCCGACTACAGCTTCGAGTGCATAGGCAACACGCAGGTGATGCGCCAGGCGCTGGAGTGCACGCACAAGGGCTGGGGCCAGAGCATCATCATCGGCGTGGCCGAGGCCGGCGCGGAGATCAGCACCCGGCCTTTCCAGCTGGTGACCGGCCGGCAGTGGAAGGGCTCGGCCTTCGGCGGCGCGCGCGGCCGCACCGACGTGCCCCGCATCGTCGACTGGTACATGGACGGCAAGATCAACATCAACGACCTGATCACGCACACCCTGCCGCTGGAGAAGATCAACGACGGCTTCGAGCTGATGAAGCGCGGCGAGTCGATCCGCGCCGTGGTGGTGTACTGAGAGGCCGCGCGATGGCACAGGACCTGGAGCTGCTCGGCGAGCACGCCTGCTTCGGCGGCGTGCAGCGCTTCTACCGCCATGCCTCGGCCGAGATCGGCCTGGCCATGCGCTTCTCGGTGTACCTGCCGCCGGCCGCGCGTGAGCCGGGCGCGAAACTGCCCGCGCTGTTCTACCTGGCCGGCCTGACCTGCACCGAGGAGACCTTCCCCATGAAGGCAGGCGCCCAGCGAATGGCGGCCGAGCTCGGCCTGGTGCTGATCGCGCCCGACACCAGCCCGCGCGGCGCCGGCGTGCCGGGCGAGGCGGACAGCTGGGACTTCGGCGTCGGCGCGGGCTTCTACCTCGACGCCACGCAGGCACCCTGGTCGCTCCACTGGCGCATGGAGAGCTACGTCACGCGCGAGCTGGTCGAGCTGGTGCGCCATGCGCTGCCGGTCGATACGCAGCGCATCGGCCTGTTCGGCCACTCGATGGGCGGCCACGGCGCGCTGACGCTGGCGCTGCGCCACCCGGGGCTGTTCCGCACGGTCTCGGCGCTGGCGCCGATCTGCGCGCCCACGCGCTGCCCTTGGGGCGAAAAGGCCTTCACCGGCTACCTGGGCACCGACCGCCATGTCTGGCGCGACCACGACGCCAGCGAGCTGATGGCCCGCCAGCCCCGGCCGCCATACCCCGGCGGCATCCTGATCGACCAGGGCGAGGCTGACAAATTCCTGGCCGAGCAGCTGCATCCGCACCTGTTCGAAGCCGCCTGCGCGCAGGCCGGGCAGCCGCTCACGCTGCACCGGCACCCGGGCTACGACCACGGCTACTACTTCATCCAGAGCTTCATGGCCGAGCATCTCGCGCACCATGCGGCCGGCCTGGGTGCAGGGGCATGAGCCTGGCCGACCGGACCCCTCTGGCACACGTTCGCGGCAAGTCACCTACAGACGGCAGCGCGGAGCCGTCCTAGCCTGCGGAACCAAGCCACGGTTCGTGGCTGACCCAGCAGCGCAGGACAGCACCCCATGGAACACGCACGCTCATGCGGCCCGCGCGCCGCGATCCGGGCCGCCACCGCCGCCGGTATGGCCGCCCCGCTGGCGGCCAGCGCCCACGTGAAATGGTTTGCCCCGTACATCATCGAGGCGCCGCCGCAGCGCCTCATGGAAACGCTGACGGACCGCTGGTTCTGGACCGGCATCCTGCTGGTGCTCGTCTTCTTCCTGGCCGCGCGCGCGCTGGAGAAGACGCGCGCCGGCGGTGCCGTCCTGGCCGGCTTCGACAAGGTGACCGGCCCGCTGTGGGCACGCGGCGACGACTTCATGCGATTCGTGATTGCCGCGTTCTTCGTGGCGATCTTCGCGGTCGGCGGCGTGTACCTCACGCCGGACCTGAAGTCGCCGCACGAGTGGGTGTCGTGGATGCAGCTGCTCATCGCGGCGCTGGTGTTCTCGCGCCGGACGATGCCGCTGGCCGCAGCCGGCATCATCGGGCTGTGGCTGCTGGCCCTGACCCAGTACGAGCTGTTCCACCTGCTCGACTACCTGGCGCTCGGCGTGGGCGTGGCGGCCTACCTGGTGCTGGCCGCGTCCGACAGGCTGGACTGGAACAGGTACCGGTTCGTGGTGCTGCGCTGGGGCGTGGCCATCGCGCTCATGTGGTCCAGCCTGGAGAAGTTCGCGTACCCGGACTGGTTCTACCCGCTGGTGGAGGAGAAGCCGTTCCTCACCTTCGGCATGCCGCGCGACGTGTTCATCCCCATGGCCGGCGTGGCGGAGTTCACCATGGGCTTCGGCCTGTTGTGGACGGCGTTGATCCGCCGGCTCTCGGCACTGGCGCTGTTCGTCATCTTCAACGCGGCCGTGTACCCTTTCGGACGGCTGGACCTGGTGGGCCACGCGCTGATCATGGCCGTCATCGTGATCATCTTCGCGGACCCCACGCCGCAGGTGCGCTTCGCCCTGCGCCGCACGCTGGCCGCCATCCCCGCCACGCTGGTGGCGACGATGGCGGTCTCTGCCATGAGCTACTGGGGGCTGCACCACGCGCTGTACGGCTTGGACGGCCGATCGGGCGTGGCCGCGAACAACAACAACCCGGGCGCCGCCGCGCGCTCCACGCACACGCACGATCCTGAGCGACCGCACGAGGCGCCCGCCGCGGGCGGCAGCGCCCAGGCCGCCTACCTGGCCAGCATGCAGCGCATGCACGGGGACATGGAGGCCGGCGTGAAGCACCCGGACCCCGACCAGGCCTTTGTGCGCGGCATGATCGCCCACCACCGCGCGGCGATCGAGATGGCGCAGATCCAGCTGCGGCATGGCACCGAGACCCAGAACCGGCGCCTGGCGCAGGAGATCATCGAGACGCAAAAGCGCGAGATCGCCGAGATGGAAGCCTGGCTGCGCCAACGCCATGCCGGGGAAGACAAGCCGGGCTGACCTGGCCACAGCCCGCCGCACACACGGCAGTGCAGTGGAAACAGTCGATTGCAGCTTGGCTGGAGCGCGGTGCGTCCTAGCATGCCCGCGTCACCCACTCCAGGAGCCCTTGATGAGCAAACGCACGCGCCACGCCGACAACAGCAAGCGGCAGCAGCCGATCCAGCAGCAGCGCGCCCAGGCCGCGGCCAGCCAGGCCGGCGCGAGCAAGCAGGCAAAGACCGAGGCTCGCGGCCGCAGCACGCAGGGGGCGCAAGGCGGGGCAACGAACCAGGACGAACGCTGATCCACCCTTGGTGCGGCACGGTTCGTGGCCGCAGGGTCACAGCGTGGCCAGCTTCTCCAGGATGGCTTGGCCCAGCAGGTGACCCAGGTAGTTGTCTACGAAACGCTCAGGGCCGTGACCCCCACGCTTGTCACTGCGTGTAGTGCGCTGCCAAGGGGGCCTTCGCGGTGATCTTCACCGCCAAGGTGGAGGCCGGCGCCAACGTGGCCGTGTTCGGCCTGGGCGGTATCGGGCTCAACGTGATCCAGGGCGCGAAGATGGTGGGCGCCGACAAGATCATCGGCATCGACATCAACCCCGCGCGCCAGGAGATGGCGCGCAAGTTCGGCATGACCCACTTCATCAACCCCAAGGAGGTGGACAACGTGGTCGATGCCGTCGTGCAGCTGACCGGCGGCGGCGCCGACTACAGCTTCGAGTGCATAGGCAACACGCAGGTGATGCGCCAGGCGCTGGAGTGCACGCACAAGGGCTGGGGCCAGAGCATCATCATCGGCGTGGCCGAGGCCGGCGCGGAGATCAGCACCCGGCCTTTCCAGCTGGTGACCGGCCGGCAGTGGAAGGGCTCGGCCTTCGGCGGCGCGCGCGGCCGCACCGACGTGCCCCGCATCGTCGACTGGTACATGGACGGCAAGATCAACATCGACGACCTGATCACGCACACCCTGCCGCTGGAGAAGATCAACGACGGCTTCGAGCTGATGAAGCGCGGCGAGTCGATCCGCGCCGTGGTGGTGTACTGAGGTAGCGGCGATGGAACTGGTCTCGCAGCACCGCTGCTTCGACGGCGAGCAGCGCTTCTACCGCCACGACTCGAAAGAGATCGGCCTGCCCATGCGCTTTGCGGTGTACCTGCCGCCCGCGGCGTTGGCGGCCGGCGCCAAGCCGGTGCCCGCGCTGATGTTCCTGGCTGGCCTGACCTGCACCGAAGAGACCTCATGGTCAAGGCCGGCGCCCAGCGCCACGCGGCCGAGGCCGGCATCGCGCTGATCGCCCCCGACACCAGCCCGCGCAACACCGGCATCGCCGGCGCCACCACGGACTGGGACTTCGGCGAAGGCGCCGGCTTCTACCTGGACGCCACGCAGGCGCCGTGGTCCACGCACTTCCGCATGGAGAGCTGGATGATGAAGGAGCTGCTGTCGCTGCTGACGCGCGAGCTGCCCCATCGACGGCAACCGCCTAGGCCTGACCGGCCACTCTATGGGCGGCCACGGCGCGCTGACGCTGGCGCTACGCCACCCGGGCGTGTTCAAGACGCTGTCGGCCTTCGCGCCGATCTGCTCACCGACGCGGTGCCTGTGGAGCGAGAAGGCGTTCAGCCGCTACCTGGGCGAGGACCGCGCCGCCTGGGCGCCCTACGACGCGAGCTTGCTGATGGAGGGGCAAAAGCAGGCGCCGTACCCAAGCGGCATCCTGATCGACCAGGGGCTGGCGGACAAGTTCTGGAGGAACAGCTGAAGCCGGAGTTGTTGGAGGCGGCCTGTGCGAAGGTGGGCCAGAAGGTGATGTTGCGTAGGCATGCAGGATATGACCATGGGTATTACTTCATCAGTTCCTTACTGTCCGAGCACATAACTCGTATAAAGCGCACCTAACGCTACGTCAGTTTCACCAACTCAGTATAGACCGCAACCGAAGTCACTAACGTTAGTAGGTGCAGCGCAAGTAGGGCATTGGGCACCCATATCTCTCTTGAAGTGAAGGACCTATAAATCTTTGGGTCTTCACCCCGCCCGAGAGCTTCCCACTCGGCGGCGTATATGGCTGCCCTTAGATGACGCTCTATTGCATTTATCACCTGAAACTTGCCACGATTGAGTTGACCAAACGAAGTAATCAAGCTTCGCCAAGCTCCGCAAAGGATTGCGCCTGTGACGCTAAAGACGGCTATCCCTAGTGCGCCGATCGTATTTCCACCAGAATTTTGAAGAACAAGTCCTGCCCCAGTGAGCAGCGCACCATTCATTGTCAAGAAGAACGTATTGACGCCCTGCCGTCTGCTAACCAGCCCTTCTGAGCTCTGAACCATCACCTTGTATAGGTCGAGGGCTTGCTGAGTTTCGGCAGTGTCTTGCGGTGGTCCGAAGGGAAATAGAACTTCCGTGAATGATGGACGCGAGGCGTTCAGCTTCAATTGCCGCGCGGACTTCCTTATAGCGGCTGTGAAGACTTCGTCCTCCTGCTGGATCGGCTCGGGGAGCAGACCGTACTCGACCAACGACGGGTGATCTTCTCGCCGCTTGAACATCCAAGCTGACCATGCATCATGAACATCGCTTCGAGTTACGAGTTCTCCTTTGGCGCGAGCCAAAACTGCGTAAATCAGAAGCAGCTCCATGGCCCCATCGTCTGGCATGTGACCAGGTGGTATGTGGGACCGTATGGAGGCTGCTATGTCACTTAAGTACATCGGTCACATCCATGTGCCAAGCCACTTCACAATTTGATCGAAGTCCCACCTGATCACGTTTTTGGCTGGTAAGCCTGCTGGGATTGGATGGGTTCGTTCTCTATGGATTTGGATTCCGAACATGTAGTGGTCTTGCCGTATGGTCTCTGCTATTTCCCAAATCACGGCATCAGACTTGTAGGTGGTGGGGCCAATCAGAACGATTGTTCCCCTTGTCATTGCAATGCGTTTGACGCACTCGGTTTTCCACTTCGACTCGAAAGCTTCCTTAACTGAGTAATCATAGAACTCGATGTCGTTCCGCTTGTCCTTCGCTTGCTGCGCTAAAAAGTCGCGGGCCCATTTGTCCTCCATCTCGAAGCTAATGAATGCGCGGGGAGCGGCCATTGAACATCCTTTCAAAAGCAAATAATGGTGCCAGTATCCGCGATCAGACGGCCACGGCCGGCTGTCTGTCGTATCGCCGTGATCAACGACAAGCGGATAGTGCTGTATGCGTTTTCCTCAGGCGTGGCTACCATCTCTTCATGGACCACAAGTGGCTCGAGGACTTCGTTGTGCTCGCCCGCGAGCGCAGCTTCTCGCGTGCCGCCGAGCAGCGGCATGTGACGCAGCCGCAGTTTTCGCGCCGCATCCGCGCGCTGGAGCTGTGGGTTGGTGCCGACCTGATCAACCGCGCCGGCCTGCCGCTGTCGCTCACGCCGGCGGGTGAAGAGCTGCTGCCTGTGGCGCGCCGGGCGCTGGCCGGCCTGGCCGAGTTGCGCGAGCGCATCCGCGGCGCCCAGGCCGGCGGCGACTGGGTCACGCTGGCCACCGGCCGCACCCTGTCGCGCACCGTGGCGCCGGCATGGCTGCAGCGGGTGCAACGCGCGGCGGGCGGCTTTCGTCTGCGCATCCTCACCGGCTCCATCCACGAGGGCGCCACGGCGCTGGAGCAGGGCGCGGCCGACTTCCTGCTTACCTTCTCGCACCCGCGCCTGCCGCTGCTGCTGGACGAGGCGCGCTTCGAGGGCCTGACCGTGGGCACCGACGAACTGGTGGCCGTGAGCGCGCCGCGGCCCGACGGCCGGCCGCTGCACGCACTGCCCGGCACCGAGCGCAGGCCGGTGCTCGTGCTGGGTTATGCGCCCACGCTGGCGCTGCACCAGATCCTGCAGGACGGCTTGGGCCGGCGCGCGCAGGCCGGGCGCGAGTTGCACCTGCGCACCGCCGTGGAGTCTGACTTCGCCGAGTCGCTGCACGAGCAGGCGCTGCAAGGCGTGGGCCTGGCCTGGCTGCCACGTGCGTTGGTGGCGACCGACCTGCAGGCGCGCCGCTTGGTTGCGGCCGAGGACGGGCCCGGCATCGCTTTCGAGATCCGCCTGCTGCGCCCGCGCCAGCCGCGCAACGCGCTGGTGCAAACGGTGTGGACAGCCAGCTCCGCAGGTTGAAGGCATCGCGCATGCCGGCATGCGCGATGCGCATGGCCCGGTCAAGGCGGCTTCCTAGACTGGGCCGCATCGACCGGAGCCCGCCATGACCCCTGCCACCCCGTCTTCACCCTTCCACTCCAACCGCCGTCGTATCACCGCCGGCTTGGCGCTGGCCGCCGCCGGCCTGTGTGCGCCAGCCGCTTTCGCGCAGGCCGCCTGGCCCGCCGGCAAGCCCATCACGCTGGTAGTGGGCTATCCGGCGGGCGGCAGCGTGGACTTGGTCGCGCGCATCGTGGCCGAGCCGCTGTCCAAGCGCCTGGGCACGCCCGTGGTCGTGGAGAACGCGGGCGGTGCCGGTGGCACCATTGGGGCACAGAAGGTGGTCAACGCCGCGCCGGACGGTTATACGCTGCTGCTCGGGTCCGGCAGTGAGGTCTCAATTGCCCGCTTGTTCAACAGCGCCGTGCGTTACGACGGCCAGACCGATCTGGCGCCCATCGGCATGATCGGCGTGACACCCATGGTGTTCGTGGCGGGCCCGTCGGCCGGCGTGAAGACCATCGACGAGGCGCTGGCCAAGTCCAGGCGTGAGCCGAACAAGCTCAGCTTCGCCTCCTCGGGCGTGGGTACGCCGCTGCACATGTCCGGCGAGCTGATCAACGTGCTGGCGGGCACTACCTTCCGCCACGTGCCGTACCGTGGTGCCGCGCAGATGGTGCAGGACCTGCTGGGCGGCCAGCTGGAGTTCAGCGTCTTCGTGCTGTCCTCGGCCCTGCCGCACATCGAGGCCGGCAAGATGACGCCGCTGGGCGTGACCACCGCGAGCCGCTCACGCTCGCTGCCGCAGGTGCCGGCGCTGGGCGAGCACCCGCGCCTGAAGGGCTACGACATGAACGTCTGGTTCGGCCTGTTCGGCCCGGCCAAGCTGCCGCAGCCCATGGTGGCGCGCCTGAACAAGGAACTCAACGCCATCCTGCGCGAGCAGGATGTCTGGCAGAAGCTGCAGAAGGCCGGTGTCAGCAACGAGGGCGGTACGTCCAAGCAGCTGGCCGATTTCATCAGGGCCGAGACGGCGCGGGTGCGCAGCGTGGTGAACCAGGCCGTCAGCACCGGCAAGACGTCGTGAGCCGTAGGTTGGCGCCGCATCAAGTCGAGATCGCGCCGCCCGACCTGTCGGCCTGGGCCGCGTCGCCCGTGGGCGTGCCCTACGTGCACGAGCGCGCCGGCGCGCGGCCGGGCCCCGAGGTGCTGCTCACGGCCCTGGTCCATGGCAACGAGTACAGCGGCGCCATCGTGCTGGACGCCTTCCTGCGCAGCGGCCTTACACCGCACAGCGGCCGCATCACCGCGGCGTTCTGCAATGTCGCAGCCTTCGATCGCTTCGACCCGGGGCGTCCGGACGCCTCGCGCTTCATCGACGAGGACCTCAACCGCGTCTGGGGACCGCGCCTCGACGCGCCGGGCACCAGCTGCGAGCTCCATCGTGCGCGCCAGCTGCGCCCTTTCGTTGAGCGCGCCAGCCACCTGCTGGACTTGCACTCCATGCACGAGCCTGCGCCGCCGCTGCTGGTGACCGGGCTGCTTGCGCGCAACATCGCCTTTGCGCAGGCCCTGCGCAGCGCGCCTCAGGTGGTGGCCGATGCCGGCCACGCGGACGGCGTGCGCATGCGTGACCACGGTGCCTTCGCCGACCCGGCCGGCGACCGTATCGCTTTGCTGCTGGAAGCGGGGCAGCATTGGGAGTGCCGGTCGCTGGCGACTTCGCGCGACGTGCTGATGCGTTTTTTGGTCGCCGTCGGCAGCCTGGCGCGCAGCGATGTGCCGCCAGGCTGGCTGGGCCCGGATGTCGACCCGCCCGCGCCGGTGCGGGTGACCGGGCGGGTCATCGCACGCTCGATGG is from Ramlibacter tataouinensis TTB310 and encodes:
- a CDS encoding TIR domain-containing protein; translation: MAAPRAFISFEMEDKWARDFLAQQAKDKRNDIEFYDYSVKEAFESKWKTECVKRIAMTRGTIVLIGPTTYKSDAVIWEIAETIRQDHYMFGIQIHRERTHPIPAGLPAKNVIRWDFDQIVKWLGTWM
- a CDS encoding succinylglutamate desuccinylase/aspartoacylase domain-containing protein, translating into MSRRLAPHQVEIAPPDLSAWAASPVGVPYVHERAGARPGPEVLLTALVHGNEYSGAIVLDAFLRSGLTPHSGRITAAFCNVAAFDRFDPGRPDASRFIDEDLNRVWGPRLDAPGTSCELHRARQLRPFVERASHLLDLHSMHEPAPPLLVTGLLARNIAFAQALRSAPQVVADAGHADGVRMRDHGAFADPAGDRIALLLEAGQHWECRSLATSRDVLMRFLVAVGSLARSDVPPGWLGPDVDPPAPVRVTGRVIARSMDFRFVQDFRGGEVIARAGTVIAHDAGEPVATPHEDCVLVMPSVRQLRPGVTTVRFGRR
- a CDS encoding LysR family transcriptional regulator yields the protein MDHKWLEDFVVLARERSFSRAAEQRHVTQPQFSRRIRALELWVGADLINRAGLPLSLTPAGEELLPVARRALAGLAELRERIRGAQAGGDWVTLATGRTLSRTVAPAWLQRVQRAAGGFRLRILTGSIHEGATALEQGAADFLLTFSHPRLPLLLDEARFEGLTVGTDELVAVSAPRPDGRPLHALPGTERRPVLVLGYAPTLALHQILQDGLGRRAQAGRELHLRTAVESDFAESLHEQALQGVGLAWLPRALVATDLQARRLVAAEDGPGIAFEIRLLRPRQPRNALVQTVWTASSAG
- a CDS encoding Bug family tripartite tricarboxylate transporter substrate binding protein, whose amino-acid sequence is MTPATPSSPFHSNRRRITAGLALAAAGLCAPAAFAQAAWPAGKPITLVVGYPAGGSVDLVARIVAEPLSKRLGTPVVVENAGGAGGTIGAQKVVNAAPDGYTLLLGSGSEVSIARLFNSAVRYDGQTDLAPIGMIGVTPMVFVAGPSAGVKTIDEALAKSRREPNKLSFASSGVGTPLHMSGELINVLAGTTFRHVPYRGAAQMVQDLLGGQLEFSVFVLSSALPHIEAGKMTPLGVTTASRSRSLPQVPALGEHPRLKGYDMNVWFGLFGPAKLPQPMVARLNKELNAILREQDVWQKLQKAGVSNEGGTSKQLADFIRAETARVRSVVNQAVSTGKTS